From a region of the Nyctibius grandis isolate bNycGra1 chromosome 10, bNycGra1.pri, whole genome shotgun sequence genome:
- the LOC137667767 gene encoding BTB/POZ domain-containing protein KCTD12-like, with translation MALADNTGSAKPGEDFPFPEIIELNVGGQVYITRHPTLVSVPGSLLWEMFTQKNVRSLARDSKGRFFVDRDGFLFRYILDYMRDQQLVLPDHFPERSRLQREAEYFMLPELVKMLAPKLSKQNSLGDDPCQSDPEELSPNADAARNLTSASATLPSAVAGGPRGVPSPLAWVAAGTDVRRAGFITIGYRGSYTLGRDSQTDAKFRRVARIMVCGKTSLAKEVFGDTLNESRDPDRPPERYTSRYYLKFTFLEQAFDKLADAGFHMVACNSTGTCAFAHDQTDDRIWTSYTEYVFYRE, from the coding sequence ATGGCCCTGGCAGACAACACGGGCTCTGCCAAACCCGGCGAGGACTTCCCCTTCCCTGAGATCATTGAGCTCAATGTGGGTGGACAAGTCTACATCACCCGCCACCCCACCCTGGTCAGCGTGCCTGGCTCGCTCCTCTGGGAGATGTTCACCCAGAAGAACGTCCGCTCCCTGGCCCGCGACAGCAAGGGACGCTTCTTCGTGGATCGGGACGGCTTCCTCTTCCGCTACATCCTGGATTACATGAGGGACCAGCAGCTCGTGCTGCCCGACCACTTCCCGGAGCGGAGTCGCCTGCAGCGAGAGGCCGAGTACTTCATGCTGCCGGAGCTTGTGAAGATGCTGGCCCCCAAGCTCAGCAAGCAGAACTCGCTGGGAGACGATCCGTGCCAAAGCGACCCCGAGGAGCTCTCCCCCAACGCGGACGCCGCCCGCAACCTGACCTCTGCCAGTGCCACGCTCCCCAGCGCCGTGGCGGGTGGCCCCCGGGGGGTGCCGTCACCGCTGGCGTGGGTTGCTGCCGGCACCGACGTCCGCAGGGCAGGTTTCATCACCATCGGCTACCGGGGCTCCTACACgctgggcagggacagccaGACGGACGCCAAGTTCCGCAGGGTGGCACGGATCATGGTCTGCGGCAAGACGTCGCTGGCCAAGGAGGTCTTTGGTGATACCTTGAATGAGAGCAGGGACCCGGACAGGCCCCCGGAGAGGTACACCTCCAGGTACTACCTCAAATTCACCTTCCTGGAGCAAGCCTTTGATAAACTGGCTGATGCTGGCTTCCACATGGTGGCTTGCAACTCCACAGGCACCTGTGCCTTCGCCCATGACCAGACAGATGACAGGATCTGGACCTCTTACACCGAATATGTTTTCTATCGTGAGTGa